Genomic segment of Verrucomicrobiia bacterium:
GACATGCCCGATTCTAATTGGAATTCGAAAATTAGTGAAGATTCATTTGAGAAAACCCAGGAAAAGGGTAATATTTGATCTTAATTCACGGACAGGCCGTCCACTCTCCCCCTTAAACATAAAAATATGAGCTCAAATTCTACTTTTTTATCTACAGGAAAAGACATTTATAAAAATCTTAGCGTGAATCTCAAACGCGAGATGTTCTGGACGCGTGTGGGGATTCTAGTCACGCTGCTTGCCACGGGCTTTGTGTACCGCGATATCGGGCACATCCTCCGCGATGCCGCGAAGGCCGGCCGCAGCGGCATCGTCTTCGAAGAATACTTCTTCCTCTTCATCATTTCCATTCTGGTTTACGGGAACCTGCTTTACCAGATGACCCGCATCGGCTATTTCCGGCGCCTTCTCAAACATCAGCCCGCGTCGCCTTACAAGCTCGACCGCTTTTACCAGGACGGCCTGCAGACGACGCCGTCGCTGACCGTGCTGATCCCTTCTTATAAGGAAGAAGCGCGGGTGGTCAAGCAGACGGTCCTGTCGGCGGCCCTGCAATCGTATCCCAAGCGGCGCGTCGTGCTTCTCGTCGACGATCCGCCTTTTCCCAAGGCCGCCGAAGACCGGGAAAAATTGGACGCGGCCCGCCGCATCCCTCAGGAGATCCAAGCCCTCTTTGCGCCTCTCGCCCGCCGGTTTGAAGAAGCCGAGTCACGGTTCACCGAGAGACTCAAGAAGCCGGTCTGGGACGCGGCGGATGAACACGTGACCCTCATGCAGCATTATTATGAAGTGCTGCGGTGGTTCCGTGAGCGCGCGGCAAGTTTCGCCGTGAGCGACCATACGGACCGCCTTTTCATCGAGATGACGTACGGCAAGCGGGTGCAGGAATTCGAGAAACGCATCCAGGAATTGGATGCCGGCCTGAGGGATTCCCATAAGCTTTTTTCGGAAAAAGAACTTTGCCGGGAGTTCCGGCGCCTGGCCACGCTTTTCAGGGTGGAAGTGTCGACGTTCGAAAGAAAAGCCTACGAAAATCTTTCGCATGAATCCAACAAGGCCATGAACCTCAACAGCTACATCAGCCTGATGGGAAAATCTTACGAAGAAGAAATGACGGAAGAAAAAGTTTATCTGGCGGCGTCTTCCTCTTCCGCCGCCCGGCACTTCCCGGATTCGGATTACCTCATCACGCTCGACGCGGACAGCCTGCTCGATTCCGATTACGCGCTGCGGCTCATTTATTTCATGGAACAGCCGGGAAATGAAAAATTCGCGGTCGTCCAGACGCCTTACAGCGCCGTGCCGGACGCGCCGGGCATTCTCGAGCGCACTGCGGGCGCCACCACCGACATGCAATACCTGATCCATCAGGGCTTCACCCGCCACCGCGCCACGTTCTGGGTCGGCGCGAACGCGCTGCTCCGCAAAAAGGCGCTGAACGACATCGCGGTCACCGAAAAAGAACGCGGGCACGTCATCACCAAGTACATCCAGGACCGCACGGTCATCGAAGACACGGAGTCCAGCGTGGACATGATCGAGCGCGGCTGGCAGCTCTACAACTTTCCCGAAAGGCTTTCTTTCAGCGCCACGCCGCCCGATTTCGGGGCGCTTCTCATCCAGCGCCAGCGCTGGGCAAACGGCGGCCTGATCATTCTCCCCAAGCTTCTCCGCTATTTCTTCACCAGCGGCTTCAAGGCCTTCGGCAAAATGAAAGAGATGTTCATGCGGTTCCATTACCTGAGCTCCATCAGCGGCGTGAACGTCGGCATCCTCGTGCTGCTGCTTTTTCCTTTCGAAAACAACATGCGCTGCTTCTGGCTGCCGCTGACAGCGGTGCCCTACTATTATTTTTACTGGCGCGACCTCAAAATGGCAGGCTACGGAACCAAGGACCTGTTCCGCGTCTACGTCATGAACCTCTTCCTCATTCCGGTCAATCTCAGCGGCGTGATCAAATCGATTGTCCAAGGGACGACCGGCCGCAAGATCCCTTTCAAGCGGACCCCGAAAACCGTGGGCAGGACGAACGCGCCTTTGAAATACGTTGTTTATGAACTCCTCATCCTGGCGTATTGCGCGGCGGCCTTTGTCCTCGACGTCTTCCACCGCCGCTGGTTTCATGCGCTCTTTTCTTTCGGCACGACGCTGTGTTTCGTCTACGCAGTGACCCGCTTCCTGGACCTGGGCGGCATTCTTTCCACGCTGCGCCAGCCTGAAACCTTGCCCGTGCCGGCAGGCGATCCGAGCGAAGAGACCGTGGAAAATTCCGCCGCCGGGGCATGAGAAGCCGGGCCGTCAAAAGATCCGACATCGCTGCCGCCGCCTTCGGCGTATTCCTGTGCGTCCTCCTCCTCTTCCTCGCGGAAACCGGCACGCGGCATTTCTGGAAAGAACCTCTCCTTCCCGACGTTCATTATGCGGACGATTATTTTTTCACCGACGGCTTTGGCATCACCAAGCCCAAGCCTTCGGGCCGCTATCACACCGTCTCCCGCAGCGCCGTGACGGGAAACTCGATCTATGACGTGACCTATTCCGTGGACGACCTGAGCCGCAGGATCACGCCGGTGGACAAAACCGAAGGCCGCGGCCGGCACCTCATTTTTTTCGGCTGCTCGTTCACTTACGGCGAAGGGCTGCAGGACGACCAGACGATTCCGGCGAGGACCGCGGCGCGCGCGCGCGGCTTCATGCCGTATAATTACGCGTTCCACGGCCACAGCCCCACGGACATGCTCCGCAAGCTCCAATCGAAGACCTTACCCGGCGAAGTCGCGGAAAAAAACGGGGACCTTGCCTACATTTTCATCGACGCTCATCTTCAGCGCGTGGTGGGAAGCATGCGCCTTTCCACGTCGTGGGGAAAAAACCGGCTGCATTACGAGCTCGGGCCGCGGGACGAGCTCGTGCTCAAAGGGGATTTCCAACACAGCCGCCCCGTGCTGAAC
This window contains:
- a CDS encoding glycosyltransferase family 2 protein gives rise to the protein MNLKREMFWTRVGILVTLLATGFVYRDIGHILRDAAKAGRSGIVFEEYFFLFIISILVYGNLLYQMTRIGYFRRLLKHQPASPYKLDRFYQDGLQTTPSLTVLIPSYKEEARVVKQTVLSAALQSYPKRRVVLLVDDPPFPKAAEDREKLDAARRIPQEIQALFAPLARRFEEAESRFTERLKKPVWDAADEHVTLMQHYYEVLRWFRERAASFAVSDHTDRLFIEMTYGKRVQEFEKRIQELDAGLRDSHKLFSEKELCREFRRLATLFRVEVSTFERKAYENLSHESNKAMNLNSYISLMGKSYEEEMTEEKVYLAASSSSAARHFPDSDYLITLDADSLLDSDYALRLIYFMEQPGNEKFAVVQTPYSAVPDAPGILERTAGATTDMQYLIHQGFTRHRATFWVGANALLRKKALNDIAVTEKERGHVITKYIQDRTVIEDTESSVDMIERGWQLYNFPERLSFSATPPDFGALLIQRQRWANGGLIILPKLLRYFFTSGFKAFGKMKEMFMRFHYLSSISGVNVGILVLLLFPFENNMRCFWLPLTAVPYYYFYWRDLKMAGYGTKDLFRVYVMNLFLIPVNLSGVIKSIVQGTTGRKIPFKRTPKTVGRTNAPLKYVVYELLILAYCAAAFVLDVFHRRWFHALFSFGTTLCFVYAVTRFLDLGGILSTLRQPETLPVPAGDPSEETVENSAAGA